One genomic segment of Suncus etruscus isolate mSunEtr1 chromosome 15, mSunEtr1.pri.cur, whole genome shotgun sequence includes these proteins:
- the LOC126030649 gene encoding beta-crystallin B2-like, whose translation MASDHQNPAGKGHPLSPKIIIFEQENFQGRSQEFSGPCPSLKETGVEKAGSILVQAGPWVGYEQANCKGEHFVLEKGEFPRWDAWTSSRRTDSLSSLRPVKMDSQEHKIILYENPNFTGKKMEVLGDDVPSLHAHGFQEKVSSVRVLGGTWVGYQYPGYRGQQFLLEKGDYKDSTDFGAPHPQVQSVRRIRDMQWNPRGTFHPSN comes from the exons ATGGCCTCTGATCACCAGAACCCTGCAGGCAAGGGGCATCCTCTCAGCCCCAAG ATCATCATCTTTGAACAGGAGAATTTCCAGGGCCGCTCGCAGGAGTTCAGCGGGCCCTGCCCCAGCCTGAAGGAGACAGGCGTGGAGAAGGCAGGATCCATCCTAGTGCAGGCCGGCCC CTGGGTAGGCTATGAACAAGCCAACTGCAAGGGGGAGCACTTCGTGCTAGAGAAGGGCGAGTTCCCGCGCTGGGACGCCTGGACCAGCAGCCGGAGGACCGACTCCCTCAGCTCCCTGAGGCCCGTCAAAATG GATAGCCAAGAGCACAAGATCATCCTCTATGAGAACCCCAACTTCACGGGGAAGAAGATGGAGGTGCTGGGTGACGATGTGCCCAGTCTCCACGCCCACGGCTTCCAGGAGAAGGTGTCGTCAGTGCGGGTGCTTGGTGGGAC GTGGGTCGGTTACCAGTACCCCGGCTACCGAGGGCAGCAGTTCCTGTTGGAGAAGGGGGACTACAAGGACAGCACTGACTTTGGGGCTCCTCACCCCCAGGTGCAGTCAGTGCGCCGCATCCGGGACATGCAATGGAACCCACGAGGCACCTTCCACCCCTCCAACTag